One window of the Eucalyptus grandis isolate ANBG69807.140 chromosome 6, ASM1654582v1, whole genome shotgun sequence genome contains the following:
- the LOC104450402 gene encoding kinesin-like protein KIN-14F, which translates to MRQESNGNATFSSPVKTLRGLKALVSNGDHQASAAEEIINDDELAQRKAGEAASRRYQAAEWLRQMDHGASETLPKEPSEEEFCLALRNGLILCNVLNKVNPGAVHKVVESPILAVQATEGAAQSAIQYFENMRNFLMAVKDMKLLTFEASDLEKGGSSSKVVDCILCLKGYFEWKQAGGIGVWRYGGTVRITCLPKSSPSSLVGSESADESIDESESSQYEQLLEFLHLSNVVSMEESRIANVLTFLFDHFGLGLLQAYLKELDGMDDLPLNAMVVDALLSKVVKDFSALLVSQGTQLALLLKKVLRGELGSQSKSHFVECITQYLRQRTKLAASDISKFCKCGGEGEITQASMNHCAGHVDQIHLLQKQLEELKFFFQGTKLEVKEIHSDWEEELIRLNNHIKSLEVASSSYHKVLEENRLLYNQVQDLKGTIRVYCRVRPFLPGQSNRQSTVDYIGETGNIMIVNPFKQGKDSRKVFTFNKVFDTNVTQEQIYVDTRPLIRSMLDGFNVCIFAYGQTGSGKTYTMSGPDLTSEDTWGVNYRALRDLFQLSKARLDVIKYDVAVQMIEIYNEQVRDLLVSDGSGRRLDIRNSPQLNGLNVPDASLVPVTCTQDVLDLMRIGQKNRAVGATALNERSSRSHSVLTVHVQGKELVSGSILRGCLHLVDLAGSERVDKSEAVGERLKEAQHINRSLSALGDVISALAQKSTHIPYRNSKLTQVLQDSLGGQAKTLMFVHINPEINALGETISTLKFAERVASIELGAARSNKETGEIRELKEEISNLKLSLERKEAELQQFKAGSSRTTIESQKTRAVSPFRMPRYGTGVKPESSHKSNDDARIPEARSCSSGKQRRTRLPPGFMEKDTIPKPIFTAEDKSGNSVKPRSPSPPVRRSVSTDRGAVIRNKMKSDTIDNQPIARVPFPARVPVSRSMVVTSIYPSIDNNSTNNTNLPEPTKKENVFDTYCSLQKVTTRKVHPEHEEDHFKLALNVRQGSIRKNKIEPKAKAKHQPPARIEKYEAAVTLLPSINAGEKVEEGRKSDFSEPENEHLLMGSLMNGGLRIKKHEAILKSSQICEERGHVIDMESLLPRKLESRPQNGTVRHPKEGGSSSIPEFRRSRSTPRGKFFNLS; encoded by the exons atgcggcAAGAGAGCAACGGCAACGCGACTTTCAGCTCGCCTGTGAAGACCTTGAGAGGATTGAAGGCTCTGGTCTCCAATGGCGATCATCAAGCGTCAGCCGCGGAGGAGATAATCAACGACGACGAGCTTGCTCAGAGGAAAGCCGGAGAAGCAG CTTCACGGAGGTATCAAGCAGCAGAATGGCTGCGTCAGATGGATCATGGTGCGTCAGAGACACTGCCCAAAGAACCCTCTGAAGAGGAGTTCTGTCTCGCCCTCCGCAATGGACTCATACTCTGCAATGTCCTCAACAAAGTCAATCCCGGGGCCGTCCACAAG GTGGTGGAAAGCCCTATTTTGGCTGTTCAGGCGACGGAAGGAGCAGCGCAGTCTGCAATACAATATTTCGAGAATATGAGGAATTTCTTGATGGCTGTCAAGGACATGAAGCTTTTAACTTTTGAAGCATCTGATTTGGAGAAG GGAGGCTCATCAAGCAAAGTTGTGGACTGCATTCTCTGTTTGAAAGGATACTTTGAGTGGAAACAGGCTGGTGGAATTGGGGTCTGGAGGTATGGGGGAACAGTGAGGATCACTTGCTTGCCAAAGAGCTCTCCGTCGTCCTTGGTCGGCAGTGAAAGTGCAGATGAGTCGATAGATGAGTCTGAATCATCACAATATGAGCAACTATTGGAGTTCCTCCATCTGTCCAATGTGGTGTCCATGGAAGAATCCAGAATTGCCAATgtgttgacttttctttttgaccaTTTTGGACTTGGACTTCTGCAGGCTTACTTAAAAGAGCTCGATGGGATGGATGACTTGCCTTTGAATGCAATG GTAGTTGATGCTTTGCTCAGTAAGGTGGTTAAGGATTTTTCGGCTCTTCTCGTCTCTCAAGGCACTCAG CTTGCTCTACTTCTTAAAAAAGTACTGAGAGGTGAACTTGGTTCCCAATCAAAATCTCATTTTGTGGAATGCATTACACAATATCTTCGACAAAGAACAAAGTTAGCAGCAagtgatatttcaaaattttgtaaatgTGGTGGAGAAGGTGAGATCACTCAAGCCAGTATGAATCACTGTGCTGGTCATGTGGATCAGATCCATCTGCTACAGAAACAGCTTGAG GAGCTAAAATTCTTTTTCCAAGGGACAAAGCTAGAAGTGAAGGAAATCCACTCAGATTGGGAGGAAGAACTTATACGGCTTA ATAACCACATTAAGAGCCTTGAGGTAGCCTCTTCTTCATACCACAAGGTTTTGGAGGAAAACCGCTTGCTTTACAATCAAGTCCAAGATCTTAAAG GAACCATAAGAGTTTACTGTCGTGTGAGACCTTTCTTACCAGGCCAATCAAACAGACAGTCTACAGTAGACTACATCGGCGAAACTGGAAATATAATGATTGTGAACCCGTTCAAGCAAGGAAAAGATTCCAGAAAAGTTTTCACTTTTAACAAAGTGTTTGATACCAATGTTACCCAAG AGCAAATATACGTTGACACTCGACCACTGATCAGATCGATGCTAGATGGGTTCAATGTCTGCATCTTTGCATATGGGCAGACAGGCTCTGGCAAAACATATACAATG AGTGGCCCAGATTTGACTTCTGAGGACACATGGGGTGTAAATTATCGAGCATTGAGGGACTTATTCCAATTATCTAAGGCAAGGCTTGATGTCATAAAGTATGATGTAGCGGTTCAGATGATTGAGATCTACAATGAGCAAGTGAGGGATCTGCTAGTGAGTGATGGCTCCGGTAGAAG ATTAGATATAAGAAACAGCCCACAACTGAATGGTCTCAATGTGCCGGATGCAAGTTTGGTTCCCGTCACATGTACCCAGGACGTCCTTGATTTGATGAGGATAGGCCAGAAGAATCGAGCTGTTGGTGCCACTGCTTTAAATGAGAGAAGTAGCCGCTCTCACAG TGTATTGACCGTCCATGTCCAGGGAAAAGAGTTAGTTTCTGGATCCATTCTTAGAGGTTGCCTTCATCTAGTGGATTTAGCAGGAAGTGAGAGAGTTGACAAGTCTGAGGCAGTTGGCGAGAGACTGAAGGAAGCCCAACACATAAATAGATCGCTATCTGCACTTGGCGACGTCATCTCTGCTCTAGCGCAAAAAAGCACACATATTCCTTACAGGAATAGCAAGCTCACGCAAGTACTGCAAGATTCTTTAG GTGGGCAAGCGAAGACATTAATGTTTGTTCATATAAATCCTGAGATCAATGCTCTAGGTGAGACGATTAGCACTCTCAAATTCGCTGAAAGGGTTGCCTCAATAGAACTTGGTGCTGCTCGATCTAATAAAGAAACTGGTGAAATAAGAGAACTGAAGGAAGAG ATTTCAAATCTCAAACTATcattggaaagaaaagaagcgGAACTCCAACAATTCAAAGCAGGAAGCTCTCGTACTACCATAGAGTCTCAGAAAACAAGAGCTGTTTCCCCTTTCCGAATGCCCAGATATGGTACCGGTGTAAAGCCTGAGAGTTCTCACAAGTCCAATGATGATGCTAGAATCCCTGAG GCTAGAAGTTGCTCTTCCGGTAAGCAGAGGAGGACGAGGTTGCCACCCGGTTTCATGGAAAAGGATACCATACCTAAGCCAATATTTACAGCTGAGGACAAATCGGGTAACTCAGTGAAGCCGAGATCACCATCCCCTCCTGTAAGGAGATCGGTATCCACTGATAGGGGAGCAGTTATTAGGAACAAAATGAAGTCTGACACTATAGACAACCAACCAATTGCAAGAGTACCGTTTCCAGCAAGAGTACCCGTCAGTAGATCTATGGTGGTGACATCAATATACCCATCAATAGATAACAACTCGACAAACAACACGAACTTACCGGAGCccacaaagaaggaaaatgtcTTTGACACATATTGCAGCCTCCAGAAGGTGACCACCAGAAAAGTGCATCCAGAACATGAAGAAGACCATTTTAAGCTAGCTCTGAATGTAAGACAAGGCAGTATTAGGAAAAACAAGATAGAGCCAAAGGCCAAGGCCAAGCATCAACCTCCAGCTAGAATTGAAAAGTATGAAGCAGCAGTGACATTGCTTCCCAGCATAAATGCAGGTGAGAAGGTGGAAGAGGGCCGCAAGAGCGATTTTTCTGAGCCAGAGAATGAGCATTTGCTTATGGGATCCCTAATGAACGGTGGTTTGAGAATTAAAAAGCACGAAGCAATCTTGAAGAGCTCTCAAATTTGTGAAGAGAG GGGACATGTAATAGATATGGAAAGCTTGCTGCCAAGGAAACTGGAAAGCAGGCCTCAAAACGGAACGGTTCGCCACCCGAAGGAAGGTGGCAGTTCATCCATTCCTGAGTTTAGAAGGAGCAGGTCTACACCTCGCGGGAAATTCTTTAATTTATCCTGA